Below is a window of Desulfurispira natronophila DNA.
TCCATGAACTCGGATTTATTGAGTACCAGCACTTGCTGGTTGTGTTCGGCCAAGGTTATGGCAGCGGTAAGACCGGCTCCGCCACCTCCCAGCACAATATAGTCAAAGGATTGCATGTTACGGTACCTTTCAGCCCATGTTCCTTGGGCAATCTGGGAAAACGAGGCATTATAGGGGAAGTTTACTCATGCCTCAAGAACTACCCGTCTTGCTATCGACCAATATACGATAGCAGTACAACCAGAGAAATTTCCTGGTTGGCAATCAGGGTAAGCATTCCCGCACTGATAAGGCCAAGCAGTAAAGCAAACTTGCCGCGCATCAGATTGCGATACTTGCGCTTGAGACGATAGGTCCCCAGGTAATAGATATCGCGAAGGTAGGCGTCGTACATTTTCTCCCGGTCTTTTATCAATTCTTTGAAGAGGTCCAGGTACTCCGCCTCGGATATTTTGGCAAAACTCTGGTAGTGGTAAGGGTCGATGAAGTTGTGATCGTACACTTTGGGAACGATGGTAAGCAGGCTGTAGTAGATGCTGATGACGCTGGTTATCAGCAAAATCTCCGGCACGAGGTAAACCATGTTGTGATACTGGGCCAGAGTGATGGTGATGACTACCGTGGCAATAGTGACCAGGGCGCTGGCCTTTTGGTCAGCCATTTTGTTGTAGTCCATGTGTTTGGTAAGGTTGGCTTGCAGTGCATTGGCTGCCAGCAGCCGTGGCAGGAGTGGCTCATCGCTTGGAGGGACAGGTGGTTGGCTCATGATGTTTCCTTTTGATAGTAAGTTTGGGGTTATATGATTATGGTATTTGTGTATCAGTGTCAGGGTGGCCAGATCCAATAGTATGCAAGCTGAAATCGAGCAGCGCGCTGCCGATTAATGATAGCGAAAAATCTTTGGTTTTTTGCCACGAATCGGATAAAAGGTAAACTCAGTTTCCATCGATTACCGGAGATGCACTATGAAAGCTGGAGAAACGATCATTTGGGACCAGGAAGCCGCTCCGCGGGGTTTTCAAACCGCAACGGGGATGGCCTCCGTCAAACCCTCCAACACCACCCGCCACGACGTTGCCCTTATTTACTCACCGGACTCGTGCACCAGTGCTGCCGTCTATACTACCAATCAGGTTTGGGCAGCCCCGATTGATGTGTGTCGCGATACCCTAGCTGATCATCAAGCCCGGGCTCTGGTTGTCAACAGTGGCAATGCCAATGCTTCCACTGGTCAACAGGGCGAAATCGATGCCTATGCCATGCGTAGCGCAGCCGCTGAGGCCCTGGGGATTGATCCGGCAGAAGTGCTGGTAGCCAGTACGGGGGTCATCGGTCTTCCCATGCCCATGGAGCGACTGACGCCGGTTATAGCTAGTCTGGGCAGCAAGCCAGGCCCTTATCGACCCCGGGATATTGCCTGTGCCATAAAAACCACTGATAAGTTTGAAAAATACCACGGTTTGCGTTTGCCACGTGAAGATGGCGAAGTTGTTATCAGCGCCGTTGCCAAGGGTGCGGGAATGATCTGCCCCAACATGGCTACCATGCTGTGCTTTGTGCAGACAGATGCCAGATTGACTCCTGCTGCTGCACAAAAGGCGCTTACCATGGCAACTGAGGCGTCATTTAATCGCACGCTGGTGGATGGTGACACATCTACCAATGACATGGTAAGCCTCATGGCCAATGGAGCCTCCCGAACTGAAGTTATAGATACGCACAGCGACTTCTTTGATTACTTTGCCAGCGCCTTGACGGAATTGCTTTTGCACTTGGCCAAGGAGATGGTGCGGGATGGTGAAGGTTCCACCAAGGTGGTGCACATTGTGGTCAAGGGCGCAGCCAGCGATAGTGATGCTCGCCTGGCAGCCCGCGCCATTGCCGACTCCAATCTCTGCAAGACGGCTTTTTTTGGCTGCGACCCCAACTGGGGGCGCATTGCCGCTGCGGCTGGCTACTCCGGGGCCAAAGTGAATCGACACGATTTCGATATATTCTTTGACGATGCACCAATGGTTCGGGGGGGCATCAGCCTGGGGGATGTCGCTGAAGAGCAATGTGCCAAGGTTCTCTCTTTGCCAGAGTTTCGAGTTACCCTGGACCTCAAGCTGGGCAGCGGTACCCACGACTACTGGTGCTCTGATCTTGGTTATGAGTATGTGCGCATCAATGCAGATTATCGCACATGAGCCTGTGTCACGTTACCCTAAATCTTGATCCGGAAGAATCAGAACTCCCCCCAGAGGCCTGGGGGCGGAGTATTGGTTTTGACAGTTACTCTACTTACATTCAGGCAATCACGCGCTATGCGGATATACAGCACCTGGACTATCAGCCTCAGGGAGAGTGTCTGGTTCACAGTCCTGGGCTAATACTGGGGAGCAGTGATGGACCTGTGACTATTAATACTCGTCCTGTCAGTCAGTCCTGGCCCTTTACCTGCAGGCTTCTGCGAGAGGGTTTTCGTGTTATTGTGGCCCCCGCCAGCCATACGCAATCAACTCTGAGCCTGGAAGAGGAAGAGGATATGTTGCCCTCCCTGGAGCGTTGCAGTCATGTACTGCTTACTTCCCGTGAAGGGGTCAAGTACTTTGCTGCATTTCTTCGCCGTCATCAGCAGGACCCGGGGCGTATCAGCGTGGCGGTCATTGGCAAGGGAACTGCCCAGGCGAGTTTGGAGGAGGGCTTTTTTGTCGACTATGTGGCTCGTACTTCGGAGGCCCTCTCATTTGCCAAAGAGCTGGTGAGTTTTTTTGATCCGGATGATACACGGTTTCTGCTGGCTCGGGGTGTCCAGGGCCGCAATATCCTCCCCCGGGTTCTTGAGCAGAATGGGTTTGCCTGCGACGAGGTGGCTCTCTATCGCAGTGTTGGTATGATGCATCCACCGGCCTTCCTGCACGAGGTTCTGGACATAAATCCCGATTATATGGTATTTACATCAAGTTTTGCCGCAGAGTTTTTATTGCAGAGTTTGCGGAGTCAGCAGCTTTACCTGTCGGTACCCATAGTGACCATTGGACCACCTACCAGCCAAACAGTGGAGGCATGTGGCTATACGGTTTTTGCACAAGCGGATCACTACGACGTGGAAGGTCTGATAACCATTTTGCGAGAATTGAGGAGAGTATGAAAGGTATTCACTACCGGGCCTACGCGCTCGGAGCCCTGCTGTTGGCCGCCGCAGTGATTCTGACGGGGATGGGTCCTTCACTTGCAGGACCATCAGCCCAAATCACCGATAACAGTGGCAATATTATTGATGTGGAAGAACTTACTTATGAGTACGCCCCATACATTGGTGGCAACATTGGTTCAGCGGATGTGCGCGTTGAGTTAGTGAAAATCAGCCAGTTGGAAGTACAGGGGCCACATTTTGTCATTACCACCGCTGGGGACACCCTGCAGTTAAGGCACAGTGGTGGTATTTTTGCCGGAAAGACCGGCTTTGGCAGCTATCGCATTCATGCCGACCAAGTGCAGAAAATTGTCATTAAACCATAGTATAGTAACGCCCTACCGCTAGAGCTTCGTTAACATCCTCCCCGAAGCTGTGGGGGGGGGGATCGTTTCTGAAATGAAGGTGATTTTCTCCGACAGGGTTGCGGATGGGAGTGCTGCTACTGGAAGTAGAATCAGGATTATAAGAGTTTCAGGCCTCAAGGGTCGTAATGAGCACTAAATTACTAGATGAGGAGAGATCATGGCCGGTCATTCCAAATGGGCAAATATTCGTCACCGCAAAGGCGCCCAGGACGCCAAGCGTGGAAAAATATTCACCAAGGTTGCCAAAGAGATTACCATTGCCGCACGCAACGGCGGCGATCCCGAAATGAATCCAGCCTTGCGCCTGGCGCTGCAGAAGGCCAAAGGCGTCAATATGCCCAACGACAATATCCAGCGGGCTATCAAGCGGGGCACCGGTGAAATTGAAGGGGTGAGCTATGAGGCGGTTACCTACGAGGGTTATGCACCCGGTGGTATTGCGGTGCTGGTGGAATCCCTCACCGATAATAAAAATCGCACCGTGGCTGAAGTTCGTCACATTTTCAGCAAACGCGGCGGATCCCTGGGGGAGTCGGGCTGTGTTGCCTACATGTTTGACCGCAAGGGAATCATCACGATAAACAGTGACGCGGCCAGTGAAGATGACGTCATGATGGTGGCTCTGGAAAGTGGCGCTGAAGATGTAAAGAATGCCGATGGTATCTTTGAAGTCTTAACGGCAGCCACAGATTTCATGGCTGTGCGGGACGCTGTGGAAGAAGCTGGCATCCCTATAGAGACTGCCAACTTCAGTATGGTACCTGCCACCACCATTGCTATTGAGGATGAAAAAACCGCATCCCAGGTTTTGAATCTGATGGAAGCACTGGAAGACAGCGATGAAGTACAAGATGTCTATATGAATTTCGATATTGACAATGAACTTATGGAACGGCTGGATGCGTGATACTGCTGGGCATTGATCCGGGCACCCGGGTTAGCGGTTACGGTGTGGTTCGTTACTCTGGCAATCGCCTGAGTCATATTGAACACGGTGCTATACGCACCAACCCCAAGGACACTTTTGTACAGCGCATGGAACAGTTGCAGCAGGGTCTCTCCCAGGTCATAGAGCAGAACCGCCCCGTTTGCGCCTGCCTGGAGCAGGTGTTTCTCTCACGCAACCCCCAGTCTGCCCTGAAGTTGGGCCATGCTCGGGGGGTACTGATGATTACCTGTCGGCAGCTAGGTGTGGAAGTGTTTGAGCTGTCTGCTCTGCAGGTCAAGCAAAGTGTCACCGGTTACGGCAAGGCGCCTAAGGATCAGGTGAGTCGCATGGTCAAAGTACTGTTAAACCTTGAGGCCGAGCCACGTCCTGAAGATGCCGCCGATGCTCTGGCTGGAGCTATTGCCCTCTCCCAGCACATGGCTCATCAACAGGCTGTGGGTGTTCGGCAGCGGGTGACGTCGTGATTGCCCGGCTTGTTGGCACCATAGCCCAACTGGGAGCTGACCGGCTGATTTTAATGACGTCTAGTGGCGTGGGCTATGAGCTCCATATTCCATCGGCGCTTGGCGCTACCCTTGCGCCGGGAAGTGAGGTGGAGCTGCCGGTGCACCTGCTGGTGCGCGAAGATGCCCTTACTCTTTACGGCTTTCGTGATGAGGCGCAAAAAGAAAGCTTTCTGCTGTTACTGAAGGTCTCCGGTGTGGGAGCGCGCATCGCTTTGGCAACTCTTGATACTTGCGATTCCGCTACTTTGGCCCAGGCCATTAGTCAGGGCGACACTGCTACGATTCAGCGTATCCCCGGCGTGGGACGAAAACTGGCAGAGAAAATTGTTCTGGAGCTCAAAGACAAAATACCTGCGACTTGTACCACAGCAGCGGATTCCCTGACAACGACATCGGCACCAGCCAGCAGTGGTCTCTCCAGTGCAATCCAGGCCCTGGTGTCCCTGGGGGTTCGTCGCGATGAGGCAGAGCGCCAGGCACGCCTGGCTATGGAGGGTGGACTGCAGCGGGAGGAGGAAATTATCCGCCACGTACTGAAGCAAAGGGGTAAAATCTCATGAGTTCTCCCGAGCGAATGGTTAGCGGCCAAGTGCACTCTCAGGACGATTCGGAACTTTCACTGCGTCCCCAACGCCTGAGCCAGTATATTGGTCAACAACGCCTCAAGGATAACCTCTCCGTCTTTTTGGAAGCTGCCAAGGGACGCCAGGAGCCGGTGGACCATATACTCTTTGCCGGCCCTCCAGGGCTTGGCAAAACCACTATTGCCCATATCATTGCCAATGAAATGGGTGTCAGTATTCGTACCACTTCAGGTCCGGTGGTGGAGAAGTCTGCTGACTTGGCGGCTATTTTGACTAACCTGCAAGAGGGGGATGTACTTTTCATTGATGAAATTCATCGCCTCAATACGAGCGTGGAGGAAATTCTCTACCCCGCTATGGAGGATTTTCAGCTGGACATTATCATTGGGCAGGGTCCGGCTGCACGCAGTATAAAAATTGATATCCCTCCTTTTACCCTCATTGGTGCCACTACTCGTTCTGGCCTGTTAAGCTCACCCTTGCGGGACCGATTTGGTGTTCACAGCCGTCTGGACTTTTATGAGCCCGCTGACTTGCACGCCATTATTACTCGTTCGGCCCAGATTCTTGGCATAGCTATCGATAAGGAAGGCGCCACGGAGCTTTCCCGCCGTTCCCGAGGCACTCCTCGCATAGCCAATCGCCTGTTGCGCCGGGTACGGGACTTTGCTCAGGTCAAAGGGGAAGGAGTCATCACCTGTGAGATTACCCGCTATGCCCTGGATCAACTGGAAGTAGACTCAGTGGGTCTTGACTACCTGGATCGCAAAGTGCTGCTGGCTGTTATCGAGAAATTTTCAGGTGGCCCGGTGGGACTTGATACTCTTGCGGCTTGCACAGCTGAGGAAAAGGGCACTCTGGAAGATGTTTGCGAACCGTACCTGATTCAGCTTGGTTTTCTGCAGCGCACTCCACGAGGGCGGGTGGTGACACAAAACGGTTATCAGCACTTCAACCTGGTCTGCCCTCATGCCGATGAGGCTCCTCCACTCTTTCCGGAGTCTTGATTATGTCCGAGGGCCTTCAGCCAAAAGCGTCAACAGCCACTCCCCTGCGGCACAGCCTGCTTCATGAGCTCTTGAGCCCTCACCTTTCCCGAGAGGAAATCTATCGGGTCCTCTCCATTAACCCCGACCATGGCACTGCGGTGGATGAATTTTTCCCCAATGCTCGCGTATCTTTGCCCCACCCCGAAGAGCTGGAGTTTTTTACCCACTTTACTTATCCCCAGCACCCCATGAACTTCCCTGCTCACTCTATTGATGTGGTATTTGGCGTAGAGTGTTTTCGCAACTTCTGTCGTCCATCTGAGGCGTTGTGGGAGGCGTTGCGTGTGCTCAAATTTGGTGGCGTTTATGTTGTCACTTACGATAAGACTGAAAAGGCTCGCTTGGGGCAGAAGTTTTTCCTGCCCTTTCGGGAATGTGAGGTTTTGGGCGATATCCCTCTGGATGACCAGTATAACCTGATGGCAGTGCGCTGGCACAAGCCTAAAATTAAAGCTTTTGAGCCAGGAACCTTTCTCTGGCCAACCATACTCCCAAAGGATCAGAAGGTAGCACTGGGGCAGCGTGCCGATGCATTGCGCACGCCCTACTTCTTTTTTTACGGCACTTTGATGGAGCGTTACGGGAACTATAAACGACACTTGCAGAAGCACGCCATTACCATTGAGACCGCTTTTTGTGCGGGCAATCTCTTTGCCCTGCCCATGGGTTTTCCAGGTCTGGTGCGAGACAGTAGCTACACAAGCGGCTATGTGGCGGGGGAAGTGATGACGTTTGCCGATCCCTACGCGGTATTGCGCACTTTGGATAAGCTGGAGGAGTTTTTTCCTGATCGCCCTGACAGCAGTATGTATTTACGTCAGCTTTTGCCCGTAAAAGTCCTGGTCAAGGAGCCAAAACCGGTTTTTTCCCGTCGACTGGCCTGGGTCTACGTCTTTCCTGATCGCAATCTCTTCTACGTGTGTCAAAGTCAGGGGCTTCCCATTGGTTGCGGGAGCTGGAAAGCCTATCGCAGTGCTAATGCTGATCACTCCTGGAGTCGTGAGGAGCTGGATTTTGCCCACTCTCACCTGCTAACGCCCAGCCACTGGGTAGGTATTGAAGGGGTAGAAGCTGATGAGGTCAGTGGCAATTTGCCCTGCTTTAAATACTGTCACAACAAGCATCTTTGCCCTTGGGTCAATCTCCAGAACTTATAGTGACGGCGCGGAAACTCTCACTCACATGACCGACTGCCGGTAAATAATTGTGTGCACAAGTAGAAGTGGGCCTCGGTGCTTTCACCGAGGCCCACTTTCATGTACGCCCTGATCTGCGGGGCAGATTAGGGTATGTTGGTCTTTCCTGACCCCACAAAGCGCTTGGTTTGATAGCTGCGCTTGTGTCCTGGATCGTGACAGCCCATGCAATTTGAGTAGTGCTGCAGGTATTCATCATGCCGGGCAGTAAATACTGGGCGCTCCTGCCGGATTTCGTCGGTCATGTGGCAACCTTTACAGTTATTGATAATCTCATCTTTGTAGCTGGGCAGATGGTCGCGATGGGGATCAACTTTCCCCATTGTGGTCAGCATGACCTTGCGAATTCCGTTAATCTTGTCGTTGAACGAGCCTTTAGTGTGGCACGATATACACGACACTTCCTGGTGGTCGCCGTGATCCCACGATATTTTTTCGTAGGCGTGACAGCTGGAGCAGAAGCCGCTCGAAGAAGTCTTGTTCGCGACTCCCGCCGTTGCCCCCACGACTATCAGCAGGACCACCACTGCGACAATGATCCATGTTTTGGTGTCAAATCGTTTCATACATGCTCCTTGTCATCGTTAGCAGAGTCAATGATCTTGGGTTGTGCAGTGAGCCAGTCGATTCTGGTTTCACCTTATTCAGCGCAGTTTCTTCTGCCCGTCCCAGACCAGATCTGCTTCGGGGAGCAAGGGCAGATACTGCAGCCAGAAGTGTGAGTCCAGGTGCTCCTGACTTTGCTGCAGTTTGCGACTGTGCTCCAAGATGGGTGGCACTAGCTCCTCTATGGGCCCTTCCAGGGTGGGAGCTATGGCGTAGTCAGTTGCCTGCATGGCCAGCATGACCGCTCTATTGCTGTATTGCTGTGATGAGGCAAGGGTATCCAGGGCCTTGGAGGGATTGTGGAAGCCGGCGCTGTTCTCAGCGGAGACGTAATCCCAGAACCACTGACCTTTGCGGGTCATTTCGCGGGCCTCTTCCAGCAGCTGTTCGTCAACACCCTCGAACTCCATGGCCTGACGTACGGCTTCGTGAGCGCGAACCGACTTTTCCTGGGCAATCAGTAGCTGGTTCCAGGTTTTTTCCTGGTGGCAAATAACTCGCTCGCGCAGGTAGCCGGTGCTCTTGTCCTCGTGACAACCCATGCAGCTGACGCGGATCATCTCATCATTTTTGATGGGTGAAGTCATGTGGTGAGAAGTCATGGTGACAGAACCTTCTTTGATACGCGGCATGTGGCAGTCAGCACAGGATACTCCGGCGGCACCGTGGACGGAGTCGTGATACATTTCGTACTCAGGGTGCTGAACCTTGATCATGGGGGTTTCGGACACGGCATGGGTCCAGTCAGCAAATTGACCCTTAAATCCGTCTCGCTCCGGGTCACCATCGGCCTTGAAGCGATACATGTCGCCTGGGTTCAGGCCCTCATCCCAAGGCAGGTGGGGTTTGGCTGCAACGCCGTAGGTGCCGGTTTCAAAGTAGTACTCGACGTGACACTGGGCACAAACCAGTGAGCGCATTTCGTTTCGGGAAGCGTTTTCCCATGGCTGTCCCTTGCGTTCCAGTGCTTCGATCAGGGCTGGATGGGTCAAGTGCAGCGCCATGTTGTTGTCTTCGTCGTGACAGTTGGTGCACCCAATATGGTGCTTGGAGGTGTCATGAGCCTGGCGGAAGTCATGGAAGTTCATGGACCAGAAGTCATCACCGTAAGCATCGAGCAAGGTGGGAATAGTGTTGGTCTTACAGCTGTAACAGGTGGATGGCAGACCACCGTGTTCGCTGTAG
It encodes the following:
- a CDS encoding YebC/PmpR family DNA-binding transcriptional regulator; the protein is MAGHSKWANIRHRKGAQDAKRGKIFTKVAKEITIAARNGGDPEMNPALRLALQKAKGVNMPNDNIQRAIKRGTGEIEGVSYEAVTYEGYAPGGIAVLVESLTDNKNRTVAEVRHIFSKRGGSLGESGCVAYMFDRKGIITINSDAASEDDVMMVALESGAEDVKNADGIFEVLTAATDFMAVRDAVEEAGIPIETANFSMVPATTIAIEDEKTASQVLNLMEALEDSDEVQDVYMNFDIDNELMERLDA
- a CDS encoding ammonia-forming cytochrome c nitrite reductase subunit c552, whose product is MRKTIALLATLAIVLLLAGNAMSQGENIDLGEGNHQFKNLPQYQSYMKNNDDTQMTEYGGSVPHRKHDCINDLPEGYKHCQPYLKNLWLGYPFSYQYDRARGHTYAIEDIFKIDRINRYSEHGGLPSTCYSCKTNTIPTLLDAYGDDFWSMNFHDFRQAHDTSKHHIGCTNCHDEDNNMALHLTHPALIEALERKGQPWENASRNEMRSLVCAQCHVEYYFETGTYGVAAKPHLPWDEGLNPGDMYRFKADGDPERDGFKGQFADWTHAVSETPMIKVQHPEYEMYHDSVHGAAGVSCADCHMPRIKEGSVTMTSHHMTSPIKNDEMIRVSCMGCHEDKSTGYLRERVICHQEKTWNQLLIAQEKSVRAHEAVRQAMEFEGVDEQLLEEAREMTRKGQWFWDYVSAENSAGFHNPSKALDTLASSQQYSNRAVMLAMQATDYAIAPTLEGPIEELVPPILEHSRKLQQSQEHLDSHFWLQYLPLLPEADLVWDGQKKLR
- a CDS encoding gamma-glutamylcyclotransferase family protein, with translation MSEGLQPKASTATPLRHSLLHELLSPHLSREEIYRVLSINPDHGTAVDEFFPNARVSLPHPEELEFFTHFTYPQHPMNFPAHSIDVVFGVECFRNFCRPSEALWEALRVLKFGGVYVVTYDKTEKARLGQKFFLPFRECEVLGDIPLDDQYNLMAVRWHKPKIKAFEPGTFLWPTILPKDQKVALGQRADALRTPYFFFYGTLMERYGNYKRHLQKHAITIETAFCAGNLFALPMGFPGLVRDSSYTSGYVAGEVMTFADPYAVLRTLDKLEEFFPDRPDSSMYLRQLLPVKVLVKEPKPVFSRRLAWVYVFPDRNLFYVCQSQGLPIGCGSWKAYRSANADHSWSREELDFAHSHLLTPSHWVGIEGVEADEVSGNLPCFKYCHNKHLCPWVNLQNL
- the ruvC gene encoding crossover junction endodeoxyribonuclease RuvC, with the protein product MILLGIDPGTRVSGYGVVRYSGNRLSHIEHGAIRTNPKDTFVQRMEQLQQGLSQVIEQNRPVCACLEQVFLSRNPQSALKLGHARGVLMITCRQLGVEVFELSALQVKQSVTGYGKAPKDQVSRMVKVLLNLEAEPRPEDAADALAGAIALSQHMAHQQAVGVRQRVTS
- the argJ gene encoding bifunctional glutamate N-acetyltransferase/amino-acid acetyltransferase ArgJ, producing the protein MKAGETIIWDQEAAPRGFQTATGMASVKPSNTTRHDVALIYSPDSCTSAAVYTTNQVWAAPIDVCRDTLADHQARALVVNSGNANASTGQQGEIDAYAMRSAAAEALGIDPAEVLVASTGVIGLPMPMERLTPVIASLGSKPGPYRPRDIACAIKTTDKFEKYHGLRLPREDGEVVISAVAKGAGMICPNMATMLCFVQTDARLTPAAAQKALTMATEASFNRTLVDGDTSTNDMVSLMANGASRTEVIDTHSDFFDYFASALTELLLHLAKEMVRDGEGSTKVVHIVVKGAASDSDARLAARAIADSNLCKTAFFGCDPNWGRIAAAAGYSGAKVNRHDFDIFFDDAPMVRGGISLGDVAEEQCAKVLSLPEFRVTLDLKLGSGTHDYWCSDLGYEYVRINADYRT
- the ruvB gene encoding Holliday junction branch migration DNA helicase RuvB, coding for MSSPERMVSGQVHSQDDSELSLRPQRLSQYIGQQRLKDNLSVFLEAAKGRQEPVDHILFAGPPGLGKTTIAHIIANEMGVSIRTTSGPVVEKSADLAAILTNLQEGDVLFIDEIHRLNTSVEEILYPAMEDFQLDIIIGQGPAARSIKIDIPPFTLIGATTRSGLLSSPLRDRFGVHSRLDFYEPADLHAIITRSAQILGIAIDKEGATELSRRSRGTPRIANRLLRRVRDFAQVKGEGVITCEITRYALDQLEVDSVGLDYLDRKVLLAVIEKFSGGPVGLDTLAACTAEEKGTLEDVCEPYLIQLGFLQRTPRGRVVTQNGYQHFNLVCPHADEAPPLFPES
- the ruvA gene encoding Holliday junction branch migration protein RuvA encodes the protein MIARLVGTIAQLGADRLILMTSSGVGYELHIPSALGATLAPGSEVELPVHLLVREDALTLYGFRDEAQKESFLLLLKVSGVGARIALATLDTCDSATLAQAISQGDTATIQRIPGVGRKLAEKIVLELKDKIPATCTTAADSLTTTSAPASSGLSSAIQALVSLGVRRDEAERQARLAMEGGLQREEEIIRHVLKQRGKIS
- a CDS encoding Pycsar system effector family protein, encoding MSQPPVPPSDEPLLPRLLAANALQANLTKHMDYNKMADQKASALVTIATVVITITLAQYHNMVYLVPEILLITSVISIYYSLLTIVPKVYDHNFIDPYHYQSFAKISEAEYLDLFKELIKDREKMYDAYLRDIYYLGTYRLKRKYRNLMRGKFALLLGLISAGMLTLIANQEISLVVLLSYIGR
- a CDS encoding uroporphyrinogen-III synthase, which codes for MSLCHVTLNLDPEESELPPEAWGRSIGFDSYSTYIQAITRYADIQHLDYQPQGECLVHSPGLILGSSDGPVTINTRPVSQSWPFTCRLLREGFRVIVAPASHTQSTLSLEEEEDMLPSLERCSHVLLTSREGVKYFAAFLRRHQQDPGRISVAVIGKGTAQASLEEGFFVDYVARTSEALSFAKELVSFFDPDDTRFLLARGVQGRNILPRVLEQNGFACDEVALYRSVGMMHPPAFLHEVLDINPDYMVFTSSFAAEFLLQSLRSQQLYLSVPIVTIGPPTSQTVEACGYTVFAQADHYDVEGLITILRELRRV
- a CDS encoding NapC/NirT family cytochrome c, which codes for MKRFDTKTWIIVAVVVLLIVVGATAGVANKTSSSGFCSSCHAYEKISWDHGDHQEVSCISCHTKGSFNDKINGIRKVMLTTMGKVDPHRDHLPSYKDEIINNCKGCHMTDEIRQERPVFTARHDEYLQHYSNCMGCHDPGHKRSYQTKRFVGSGKTNIP